The Ralstonia pickettii DTP0602 genome segment CAAATCCCGCATTCTGTGATCGCACGATGCACATTATATGCACGCATACCCAGAAACAAGCGGATTATGCGGCCAGTTTGCGCGTGTCGATGTCTAAACTACGCAGTAAATCCGCATTCTTGCTGCCGACGATGCAGCAGCCACGCATTCCAAGGAGACGCTCCCCCATGTCCGCCACCGCTACGGCCGCACAAGCCCCCGACAGTGCCTTCCAGGGCACCCTGACCGACAAGCTCAAGGAACAGTTCGACGCCGGCCTGCTGTCCGGCCAGTCGCTGCGCCCCGATTTCACCATCGAGCAGCCGGTGCACCGCTACACCAGCACCGACCACGCCATCTGGCGCAAGCTGTACGAGCGCCAGGCCTCGATGCTGCAGGGCCGGGTCAGCGACGAGTTCCTGCAAGGCCTGGCCACGCTCGGCATGGAAAAGGACCGCGTTCCCGAATTCGACCAGCTCAACGAAACGCTGATGCGCGCCACCGGCTGGCAGGTCGTGGCCGTGCCGGGGCTGGTGCCGGACGAGGTGTTCTTCGAGCACTTGGCCAACCGCCGCTTCCCGGCGAGCTGGTGGATGCGCAAGCCCGAGCAGCTGGACTACCTGCAGGAGCCGGATTGCTTCCATGATGTGTTCGGCCATGTGCCGCTGCTGATCAACCCGGTCTTTGCCGACTACATGGAGGCCTACGGCAAGGGCGGCCTGAAGGCGGCCGGGATGGGCGCGCTGGACATGCTGTCGCGCCTGTACTGGTACACCGTTGAATTCGGCCTGATCCGCACGCCGCAAGGGCTGCGCATCTACGGCGCGGGCATCCTCTCCAGCCAGGGCGAGTCGATCTACAGCCTGGATTCGGCCAGTCCCAACCGGATCGGCTTCGATGTGCGCCGCATCATGCGCACGCGCTACCGCATCGATACCTTCCAGAAGACCTACTTCGTGATCGACAGCTTCGAGCAGCTGTTCGACGCCACCCGGCCCGACTTCGCGCCGCTGTACCAGGAACTGCGCGCGCTGCCTACGCTGGGCGCGGGCGACGTGGCGCCGGGCGACCAGGTGATCAACGTCGGCACCCGCGAAGGCTGGGCCCAGACGGACGATATCTGAGCGGCAACGCCCGCAATCCCGGGCCTTCGGGCCCTGCCCCACCTCCCGCTTTGTGAAACAATGCCGGCATGCCCGCCGCCACGGCGCGGGCGGGCCGGCTGTCCGCATTTTTGCGGACTTCGTTTTCCTACGACCAGATCGAGCCCTCTATGACCCCTCTTTCTCCGCAAGCACGCGCCACACTGCTGGCCGACCTGCCCGGCTGGACCCCCGTCCAGGACCGCGACGCGATCTTCAAGCGCTTTACCTTCCACGACTTCAACGCCGCCTTCGGCTTTATGACGCGCGTGGCGATCCAGGCCGAAAAGGCCGACCACCACCCGGAATGGTTCAACGTCTACAACCGCGTCGATATCACGCTGTCCACGCATGACGCCAACGGCCTGACGCAGCGCGACATCGACCTGGCGCACTTTATCGAGCGCGCCGCCGCCGCGGTGGCGCAGGACTGAGGGGAGCGCAGCCGGGCAGGCATGGCTGCGGGCGCGGCTGTAGGCTAACCGTAAGGAACCGGCCGCCCGCGCCTTGTACAATCTGCGGCAGGCCCGCACCTCATGTGCGCCAGGGGCCTTCCCTCCAGCCATGCCCAATTTCCTGCCCGAGCCGCCATGCGTATCCTGCTGATCGAGGACGACCGCCAGATTGCCAGCGGCGTTGAAGCCGGCCTGTCCCGCGCCGGCCACCAGGTGCGCGTCGTCCATGACGGCGTCTATGCCACCGAACACCTGCTGCGCGAGCAGCATGACCTGGTCATCCTCGACCTGGGCCTGCCCGGCATCGACGGCATGACCCTGCTGGCGCGCTACCGCGCCCGCAACCGCACCACCCCCGTGATCATCCTGACCGCTCGCGACGAGCTGGAAGACAAGCTCTCCGGCCTGAATGCCGGCGCCGACGATTACCTGATCAAACCCTTCGCGCTGCCCGAGCTGGAAGCCCGCGTGCGCGTGCTGCTGCGCCGCAGCCAGCACGGCGAGGCCGCGCCCGAACGCGATGTGCGCCTGGGGCGCCTGCGCCTGTCGGGCAACGACCGCCGCATGTTTATCGACGCCCGCCCGCTGGAACTGTCGCCGCGTGAGTTCGCTGTGCTCGAGCTGCTGCTGCAGCGCCAGGGCCGCGTGGTCAGCAAGGCGCAGCTGCAGGACCACCTGGCCACCTTTGCCCACCCCGCCGGCGAAGGCGGCGACACCGTGGGCGACACCGCGATCGAGGTCTATGTGCACCGCGTGCGCAAGAAGCTCGAGGACAGCGATGTCGAGATCGTCACCGTGCGCGGCTTCGGCTACCTGCTGCAGAACCGCGCCGGCCAATGAACCCCGACCGGCCGCAGGCAGCGTTGCGGCCGCGCCTCTCGGTCTAGCCGGCAATGTGGCCAAGATCCCGTAATTCCCGTTCCGCCTCTGCCGCCGAGCCTGTCGCCGGCCGCAGCGCGGCCGTGCCCGGCGCCGAGCCCGCTGCACCCGCCATGCGCCAGGCCACGCGCCCCGGCTCCAATCCCAGCCTGCGCGTGCACCTGCTGCGCGCGCTGGCCACGCCGCTGTTTGCACTGGTGCTGACCAGCGGCTCGCTGTCGTACTGGCTGGCGGCGCACTACACCACGCAGGTGTTCGACCGCGCGCTGTACGGCGTGGCCAACAATATCGCCCAGCAGATCCACATCGCCGGCCCGCGCCTGGAGCAGGACATCCCGATGATCGCGCAGACGCTGGTCGAGGCCGAGGGTACCGACCGCATCTACTGGCGCATCCACGGCCCCGACGGGCTGATCGGCGGCATGGACACGTGGCTCGGCTACGGCACCGGCCAGACCACGCTCCACGACGCCCGGCTCTTCTACGCCTGGTTCAGCGGCCGCCAGGTGCGCGCGGTGCGCCTGCCGGTGATGCTGCCCAGCCCCGCCGTGGACGAACTCGGCACCAGCGAGGCAGGCAAGGCCGCGCGCGGGCCGATCGTGGTGGAAGTGGCCGAACTGCTGGACCGGCGCGAGACGGCCGCCAACGAGATCCTGCTGTCGGTCTCGGTCCCGTTGATCCTGCTGCTGCTGGTGGGCAGCCTGATCCTGTCGCACGTGCTCAAGGAAGAACTGGTTCCGCTGCAGATCCTGGCCGACAAGCTCAACCGGCAGACCGCAAGATCGCTGGCGGCGCTGGACGAAACCCAGGTGCCGGCCGAGGTCGCGCCGCTGATCCGCGGCCTGAATGCGCTGCTGGCACGGCTGCGCGATGCGCTCGACGCCCAGCGCAAATTCATCGCCGACGCCGCGCACCAGCTGCGCACGCCGCTGACCGCGGTCAAGCTGCACGCCGACCGGGCCATGGAGGCCGATTCGCTGGAGATCACCCGTCACGCGCTGCGCGAGGTGCAGACCGCGGCCGACCGCGCGGTGCGGCTGTCCAACCAGCTGCTGTCGCTGGCGCGCGCCGAGCCCGGGCTGTCGCTGGAACGGCTGGGGCCGGTGGAACACTTCGACCTGGCCGAGCTTGCCTTCGAAACCGGCGCCGAGTGGGTGCCGCAGGCGCTGGCGCGCCGCATCGACCTGGGCTTCGAGGTGCTGCCCGGCCCTACCTTCACCGGTAGCGCGCCGGCGATCGTGCGCGGCAACCGGCTGCTGATGCGCGAGGCGCTGTCCAACCTGATCGACAATGCGGTGAAATACGTGCCCGCGGGCGGGCGCATCACGGTGCGCGCCGGCGGCGAGGCCATGGGCCACCGCGGCATGGCGGTGGTGATGGTGGAAGACAACGGCCCCGGCATCCCGCCGCAGCGGCGCGAGGAGGTGTTCAAGCGCTTCTTCCGCGGTGACCGCTCGCCGGAACCGGGCGGGGGCGGCCGTGCCGCACCCACCGGCGGCGCCGGCCTGGGGCTGGCCATCGTGCACGAGATCGTGACCCTGCACCAGGGCACCATCCGCATCGAGGATGTGCCGCCGGTGCCCGGCGGCGTCACGGCTCCGGCCCAGGCGGGTGACGGGACGCCGGAGCGGCGGCCGACGATGCGCTTCGTGATCCGGATTCCCTGCGAGCCGGCGGGCTCGGTGGCCTGAACCCGCTCGCTGCGCGTGCGGCGCCCGCTGGTCCGGGCTCCCGCCTTACTTGTCCTTCTTCTTCTTTTCCTTGGGCGCCAGCATCGTGCCGCGGCATTGCGGGCTGCCGCAGCGGCACTCGAACTCTTTCTTCAGCTTGGCGGTATAGCGCGCGTCGATGACCAGGCCGTAGTCATAGAACAAC includes the following:
- a CDS encoding phenylalanine 4-monooxygenase (K00500: phhA, PAH; phenylalanine-4-hydroxylase [EC:1.14.16.1]) codes for the protein MSATATAAQAPDSAFQGTLTDKLKEQFDAGLLSGQSLRPDFTIEQPVHRYTSTDHAIWRKLYERQASMLQGRVSDEFLQGLATLGMEKDRVPEFDQLNETLMRATGWQVVAVPGLVPDEVFFEHLANRRFPASWWMRKPEQLDYLQEPDCFHDVFGHVPLLINPVFADYMEAYGKGGLKAAGMGALDMLSRLYWYTVEFGLIRTPQGLRIYGAGILSSQGESIYSLDSASPNRIGFDVRRIMRTRYRIDTFQKTYFVIDSFEQLFDATRPDFAPLYQELRALPTLGAGDVAPGDQVINVGTREGWAQTDDI
- a CDS encoding pterin-4-alpha-carbinolamine dehydratase (K01724: E4.2.1.96, PCBD, phhB; 4a-hydroxytetrahydrobiopterin dehydratase [EC:4.2.1.96]), which codes for MPAATARAGRLSAFLRTSFSYDQIEPSMTPLSPQARATLLADLPGWTPVQDRDAIFKRFTFHDFNAAFGFMTRVAIQAEKADHHPEWFNVYNRVDITLSTHDANGLTQRDIDLAHFIERAAAAVAQD
- a CDS encoding chemotaxis protein CheY: MRILLIEDDRQIASGVEAGLSRAGHQVRVVHDGVYATEHLLREQHDLVILDLGLPGIDGMTLLARYRARNRTTPVIILTARDELEDKLSGLNAGADDYLIKPFALPELEARVRVLLRRSQHGEAAPERDVRLGRLRLSGNDRRMFIDARPLELSPREFAVLELLLQRQGRVVSKAQLQDHLATFAHPAGEGGDTVGDTAIEVYVHRVRKKLEDSDVEIVTVRGFGYLLQNRAGQ
- a CDS encoding sensor histidine kinase (K00936: E2.7.3.- [EC:2.7.3.-]), producing MWPRSRNSRSASAAEPVAGRSAAVPGAEPAAPAMRQATRPGSNPSLRVHLLRALATPLFALVLTSGSLSYWLAAHYTTQVFDRALYGVANNIAQQIHIAGPRLEQDIPMIAQTLVEAEGTDRIYWRIHGPDGLIGGMDTWLGYGTGQTTLHDARLFYAWFSGRQVRAVRLPVMLPSPAVDELGTSEAGKAARGPIVVEVAELLDRRETAANEILLSVSVPLILLLLVGSLILSHVLKEELVPLQILADKLNRQTARSLAALDETQVPAEVAPLIRGLNALLARLRDALDAQRKFIADAAHQLRTPLTAVKLHADRAMEADSLEITRHALREVQTAADRAVRLSNQLLSLARAEPGLSLERLGPVEHFDLAELAFETGAEWVPQALARRIDLGFEVLPGPTFTGSAPAIVRGNRLLMREALSNLIDNAVKYVPAGGRITVRAGGEAMGHRGMAVVMVEDNGPGIPPQRREEVFKRFFRGDRSPEPGGGGRAAPTGGAGLGLAIVHEIVTLHQGTIRIEDVPPVPGGVTAPAQAGDGTPERRPTMRFVIRIPCEPAGSVA